In the Candidatus Electrothrix sp. GW3-4 genome, one interval contains:
- a CDS encoding DUF456 family protein, which translates to MQTIADCLSSLYTLTFANAHVWGLLATLPFLIGGLVGTVFPALPGTVLILVGFLVYGSITGFDSLSVGFFVGQMVLVALSYLIEFFATAFGVKMFGGSKAAAWGAVLGSLLIFVLGPIGIIVGPLLGAIAGELIMEEQIKQALHSGVGSFLGFMGGVIANLVISGLMIAWFVWQLL; encoded by the coding sequence GTGCAGACAATAGCAGACTGCCTTTCTTCACTCTACACGCTCACCTTTGCAAACGCCCATGTTTGGGGTTTACTGGCGACCCTGCCCTTTCTCATTGGAGGACTGGTAGGGACTGTTTTTCCTGCCCTTCCAGGGACAGTGCTGATCCTGGTCGGCTTTCTGGTCTACGGATCGATCACAGGATTCGACAGCTTATCAGTCGGGTTCTTTGTCGGTCAGATGGTCTTGGTCGCCCTGAGTTACCTCATTGAATTTTTTGCCACCGCTTTTGGGGTAAAAATGTTCGGTGGTTCAAAGGCGGCGGCCTGGGGTGCTGTACTCGGCTCTTTGCTGATCTTTGTCCTTGGACCTATCGGCATCATTGTCGGCCCCTTACTGGGAGCCATCGCCGGAGAGCTGATCATGGAAGAACAGATTAAACAGGCCTTGCATTCCGGTGTTGGTTCCTTTCTTGGTTTCATGGGAGGGGTGATTGCTAACCTGGTTATTTCCGGCCTGATGATTGCCTGGTTTGTTTGGCAGCTACTGTAA
- a CDS encoding DNA topoisomerase III encodes MGKTLIIAEKPSVAADIVKALPGNFKKSKTHFEGGDYIVSYAVGHLVSIGFPEEIDPKFQKWTLDNLPILPEEFPLSVLSNTKTQYNALSKLIRRRDVNIIVNGCDAGREGELIFKYILKHAYTRSVAGKSIRRLWLQSMTLDAIRTGLQNLRENEEMLSLEDAALCRSEADWLIGINATRALTCYNSRHGGFRKTPCGRVQTPTLSLLVKREADRRAFIPTDYWELHADFLCEDAVYQGIWIDTEFKKDPDNPHANKKRIWEETQAAEIAKKCLAKEATVEENHKNSNQAPPQLYDLTSLQREANSRFGFSAKNTLGLAQALYERHKLITYPRTDSRCLPEDYLQSVQAVLERQQGWQYGTFATEALSKDYLQKNQKNKRLFNNKKISDHFAIIPTSGLPGTLSEPEMKVYQMIVQRFLAILFPAAVFHNTRRLSIVEQETFLTEGKILVEPGWKAVYGAKAGAGDASTLVALPEGKPVLCKEIEQKKLVTKPPARFSEATLLSAMEHSGKLVDDEELAEAMKERGLGTPATRAAIIEKLLNEKYVVREQKELIPTGKAFELLSLLEARDIDVLASPELTGEWEYKLNQILRGQMTREQFMREIREQTAKIVEQVKTGEEAVRKEAPFSPVDGVKFFENATAYQSEDGKLMIRKILGGRIMEDEEIVRLIQGETVGPYTDFRSKKGKPFTASVSIKDSKVSFQFADSTDGLDMEAIKQQDPIGISPVDETRVFETPMAYMSESALEGDRKKGLRIGKIILERTITRDNIAQLLSKGKTELIKGFISKRKRPFDAYLCMDKKGKITFEFPPRKPRATKGKS; translated from the coding sequence ATGGGAAAAACACTCATCATCGCAGAGAAACCCAGCGTGGCCGCTGACATCGTCAAGGCCCTGCCTGGCAACTTCAAAAAATCCAAAACCCATTTCGAGGGTGGCGATTATATCGTCTCCTATGCGGTCGGTCATCTTGTCTCCATTGGATTCCCCGAAGAGATTGACCCAAAATTTCAAAAATGGACCTTGGACAACCTGCCCATTCTGCCGGAAGAGTTTCCCCTGAGCGTCCTGTCCAATACCAAGACCCAGTATAACGCCCTGAGTAAGTTGATTCGGCGCAGGGACGTGAATATCATTGTCAACGGCTGTGACGCCGGTCGTGAGGGTGAACTCATCTTTAAATACATCCTCAAACACGCCTATACTCGATCTGTGGCCGGAAAATCTATCCGCAGACTCTGGCTCCAGTCCATGACCTTAGACGCCATTAGGACAGGATTACAAAATCTGCGTGAGAATGAGGAGATGCTGAGCCTTGAAGATGCCGCTCTCTGTCGATCTGAAGCGGACTGGCTCATCGGCATCAACGCAACCCGGGCCCTGACCTGCTATAACTCGCGCCACGGTGGATTCCGTAAGACCCCCTGCGGACGGGTCCAGACCCCAACCCTGTCCCTGCTGGTCAAACGGGAAGCGGACCGGCGTGCCTTTATCCCGACCGATTATTGGGAGCTGCATGCTGATTTCCTTTGCGAAGATGCTGTCTACCAAGGGATATGGATTGACACGGAGTTTAAAAAAGACCCGGACAATCCCCATGCCAACAAAAAACGCATCTGGGAAGAAACGCAGGCGGCCGAGATCGCAAAAAAATGCCTCGCTAAAGAGGCAACTGTTGAGGAGAACCATAAAAATTCCAACCAGGCTCCTCCTCAGCTCTACGACCTCACCTCCTTGCAACGTGAAGCCAACTCCAGGTTCGGTTTTTCCGCCAAGAACACCTTGGGTCTTGCCCAGGCCCTGTATGAGCGCCATAAGCTGATCACCTATCCCAGAACAGACAGCCGCTGCCTACCTGAAGATTACTTGCAGTCTGTTCAAGCGGTCCTGGAACGGCAGCAAGGATGGCAATACGGCACATTTGCCACAGAGGCCCTGAGCAAGGACTATCTGCAAAAGAACCAAAAGAATAAACGGCTTTTTAATAATAAAAAGATCAGTGATCATTTTGCGATCATCCCCACCTCCGGCCTTCCCGGCACTCTGAGCGAACCGGAAATGAAGGTCTACCAGATGATCGTGCAGCGCTTCCTTGCTATTCTTTTCCCGGCAGCGGTCTTTCATAACACCCGCCGTCTTTCCATTGTAGAGCAGGAGACCTTTCTCACAGAAGGCAAGATTCTGGTGGAACCGGGCTGGAAGGCTGTGTATGGGGCAAAAGCCGGGGCCGGTGACGCAAGCACCCTTGTGGCCCTGCCCGAAGGGAAGCCCGTACTCTGCAAGGAAATAGAGCAGAAAAAGCTTGTCACCAAACCGCCAGCTCGTTTTTCCGAGGCCACCCTGCTCTCAGCTATGGAGCATTCCGGAAAGCTGGTAGATGACGAGGAACTGGCCGAGGCCATGAAGGAGCGCGGCCTGGGCACCCCGGCCACCCGGGCCGCTATTATTGAAAAGCTGCTCAATGAAAAATACGTCGTCCGGGAACAAAAAGAACTCATTCCAACGGGTAAGGCCTTTGAGCTGCTCTCTCTGCTGGAAGCGCGGGACATTGATGTCTTGGCCTCGCCGGAACTGACTGGCGAATGGGAGTACAAGCTCAATCAGATCCTGCGGGGGCAAATGACCCGGGAGCAATTCATGCGGGAGATTCGGGAGCAGACCGCCAAGATTGTCGAGCAGGTAAAAACCGGCGAGGAAGCGGTTCGCAAGGAGGCCCCCTTCTCTCCGGTTGACGGGGTAAAATTCTTTGAGAACGCAACCGCCTACCAATCAGAAGACGGCAAGCTGATGATCCGCAAAATTCTTGGGGGCAGGATCATGGAAGACGAGGAGATCGTCCGCCTCATTCAGGGAGAAACCGTCGGGCCCTATACGGACTTTCGCTCCAAAAAAGGAAAACCTTTTACCGCCTCTGTCTCCATCAAGGACTCCAAGGTCTCTTTTCAATTTGCCGACTCCACCGATGGCCTTGATATGGAGGCCATTAAACAGCAAGACCCCATCGGCATCTCACCAGTGGACGAGACGAGGGTCTTTGAGACTCCTATGGCCTATATGTCCGAATCTGCCCTGGAGGGAGATCGGAAAAAAGGCCTGCGCATAGGAAAAATTATCCTGGAACGTACCATCACTCGGGACAATATTGCCCAACTCTTGAGCAAGGGAAAGACCGAGTTGATCAAGGGATTTATCTCCAAAAGAAAACGACCCTTTGACGCCTATCTCTGCATGGACAAGAAGGGAAAGATCACCTTTGAATTTCCACCGAGAAAACCACGGGCAACAAAAGGGAAAAGTTGA
- a CDS encoding transglycosylase domain-containing protein: MRRFFRFILKLFFFFSFLGLLTAAGALGWVYYLVTEVPCPEMTPENISSILGRESPVYYRDGKEKIGVLFEDIHRQYLKYDQIPEKFINAIVAAEDDQFFNHYGIDFYGITRAMVANFKAGRIVQGGSTITQQTAKNLFKRESRSYEAKLKEMLFALRLEYRFSKEQILEFYCNQFYVSGNGHGLGVAARYYFNKEPNELTLLEAAFIAGSVKQPNFYNPFIKQDKVSTLKARLRAEERAEYVLRNMLKLGMISQAEYNAAVKDDIMFNRGKTRFALNTIMDLVKEGLESEVITNALTQHGIDNISTSGARIISTVDHALQTESLYSLRRDLSRLDVRLRGYNREEVQQEYKDQRGDREITQKGFLFGTIKEIDTTDPEQPIISVSFGAKRPEGFIDRPGLERMLVALVKYRKQRWAKPEKKDLEDLLARLQPDDKIYVSVREIDFFDGTPTLDLERYPKLQGAALVMQQGMIRAMAGGMENRFFNRAVAAKRLMGSTFKPFLFAAALQLGWSPLDKLDNQRNVFLFQGEPYFPRPDHKSPFHHVSLSWAGVKSENVAAVWLLYHLTDRLNPAQLQELARFLDMAPRVKGEKKETYQQFSRRMRDRFGIRITSGALDRAAYELAVRRLEADFLFDGRAQEYRQWKRTHYGLNFSKIRSAIYQDLKKKNLEARQRSEDWSRISMLYGNYLQLKKVGQALQKYHQYIEQLPSWFGNPFAFFNQQPPEEPKSERPAGALVENPKGQLIYTMRSKLPEDWQPVSEFTLRQRLARLFPAEKEGLWDNVLLEGRVSAASLKMIERQMQVERTALAAHKNYSMPVLTALSDYKVMLGLQYLIRLAQECGISSRLDPVLSFPLGSNVISLLEAVGMYETLVTGKNYSVHLPAHEDDKETENETVKQQDGLAIIEQIVGADGEIIYAKKTAATPVVDQKTSNEIKSILHNVIRYGTGRYALKNVRLESTDDERNAKLQQLDLALPLMGKTGTANEFRNAAFLGYVPTKTGEEGRLLLTEEGYTVGVYVGFDDNDPMKKGSTHISGSQGALPTWSTIAESLYSLEGVADRLDPVDLAFDGISLKYPDTGQYFIPVQHKNGGIQSGRSAGERTTITPNRPVVLGHGKVEKNSVFTVERRFIPFWLNQQP; this comes from the coding sequence ATGCGTCGTTTTTTCAGATTTATTCTCAAACTCTTTTTTTTCTTCTCTTTCTTAGGGCTACTTACCGCTGCTGGCGCCTTAGGCTGGGTCTATTATCTGGTGACAGAGGTTCCCTGTCCAGAAATGACCCCAGAAAACATCTCCTCAATTCTGGGCCGGGAAAGCCCTGTTTATTATCGGGACGGGAAAGAAAAAATCGGCGTACTCTTTGAAGATATCCATCGCCAATACCTCAAATACGATCAGATTCCGGAAAAATTCATTAATGCCATTGTTGCAGCTGAAGACGATCAGTTCTTCAATCATTACGGTATTGATTTTTACGGAATTACCCGGGCGATGGTTGCCAATTTCAAGGCTGGCCGCATTGTCCAGGGGGGAAGTACCATCACCCAACAAACAGCAAAAAACCTTTTTAAACGGGAATCACGCAGCTATGAGGCAAAACTCAAAGAGATGCTCTTTGCTCTCCGACTGGAGTATCGCTTTTCAAAAGAACAGATCCTTGAATTCTACTGCAACCAATTTTATGTCAGCGGCAATGGGCATGGTTTGGGTGTTGCGGCCCGATACTACTTCAACAAAGAACCCAACGAACTGACCTTACTGGAGGCGGCGTTCATTGCGGGCTCAGTGAAGCAACCAAATTTTTACAATCCGTTTATAAAACAAGACAAGGTCTCCACCTTAAAGGCCCGATTACGGGCCGAGGAACGGGCAGAATATGTCCTGAGGAATATGCTCAAACTGGGCATGATCAGTCAGGCCGAATATAACGCTGCTGTTAAGGACGATATCATGTTTAATCGTGGCAAAACCCGCTTTGCCCTGAATACAATTATGGACCTGGTCAAAGAAGGCCTGGAGTCTGAGGTAATCACCAATGCCTTAACACAGCACGGGATTGACAATATCTCTACCTCTGGAGCCCGGATTATCAGCACGGTTGACCATGCCTTACAGACCGAAAGCTTATACAGTCTCCGCCGTGATCTTTCCCGCCTTGATGTCCGCCTCCGTGGTTATAATAGAGAAGAAGTCCAACAGGAATATAAGGACCAGAGGGGAGACAGAGAAATCACCCAAAAAGGTTTTCTTTTCGGCACGATTAAAGAAATTGACACGACAGATCCTGAGCAACCAATTATCTCTGTAAGCTTTGGCGCCAAACGCCCAGAAGGTTTTATTGACCGCCCAGGGTTGGAACGGATGCTCGTGGCCCTTGTCAAGTATCGCAAACAACGTTGGGCAAAGCCCGAGAAAAAAGACCTGGAGGACCTGCTCGCTCGCCTCCAGCCTGACGATAAAATTTACGTCAGTGTCAGGGAGATTGATTTCTTTGACGGAACGCCGACCTTGGATCTGGAACGTTACCCCAAGCTGCAAGGAGCTGCTCTGGTTATGCAGCAGGGCATGATTCGCGCTATGGCAGGTGGCATGGAAAACCGCTTCTTCAACCGGGCCGTTGCCGCAAAACGCCTGATGGGCTCCACCTTCAAACCTTTCTTATTTGCCGCAGCCCTGCAACTCGGCTGGAGCCCCCTGGATAAGCTTGATAACCAAAGAAACGTCTTTCTCTTCCAGGGAGAACCGTATTTTCCCCGACCAGACCATAAAAGCCCTTTTCACCACGTCTCTCTCAGCTGGGCTGGGGTAAAATCGGAAAACGTGGCAGCTGTCTGGTTACTGTATCATCTCACAGACCGCCTTAATCCAGCACAACTCCAAGAACTGGCTCGTTTTCTTGACATGGCTCCCAGAGTCAAGGGAGAAAAAAAAGAAACCTACCAACAATTCAGTCGCCGCATGCGTGATAGATTCGGCATCCGTATCACCTCTGGAGCCCTTGACCGGGCTGCCTATGAACTGGCAGTTCGAAGATTGGAGGCTGACTTCTTGTTTGATGGACGGGCCCAAGAATATCGCCAATGGAAAAGAACCCACTATGGACTTAACTTTTCAAAAATTCGATCAGCAATCTATCAGGATCTCAAAAAGAAAAACCTTGAGGCCCGTCAACGATCAGAAGATTGGAGCCGCATCTCCATGCTCTATGGGAACTATCTCCAATTAAAAAAAGTTGGACAGGCATTACAGAAATATCATCAATACATTGAACAGCTTCCCTCATGGTTTGGCAATCCTTTTGCTTTCTTCAACCAACAGCCCCCCGAAGAGCCCAAGAGTGAACGGCCAGCCGGAGCCCTTGTTGAAAACCCCAAAGGACAGCTCATCTATACCATGAGAAGTAAATTGCCAGAAGACTGGCAGCCGGTCAGCGAATTCACCCTGCGCCAGCGCTTGGCCAGGCTCTTTCCAGCTGAAAAAGAGGGTCTATGGGATAATGTCCTTTTAGAAGGCAGGGTCAGTGCTGCGAGCCTGAAAATGATTGAGCGCCAAATGCAGGTGGAACGAACGGCCTTGGCAGCACATAAAAACTATTCAATGCCTGTGCTTACCGCTCTCTCCGATTACAAGGTCATGCTCGGTCTGCAATATCTGATACGCCTTGCCCAGGAATGTGGAATTTCGAGCCGACTTGACCCTGTTCTCTCTTTCCCTCTGGGCTCCAATGTTATCTCTCTTCTCGAGGCAGTGGGCATGTACGAAACACTGGTAACTGGTAAAAATTACTCCGTTCACCTCCCAGCGCATGAAGACGACAAGGAAACAGAAAATGAAACGGTTAAGCAACAAGATGGGCTCGCCATCATAGAACAGATTGTAGGGGCAGATGGCGAAATTATTTATGCGAAAAAAACAGCTGCCACTCCTGTAGTCGACCAAAAAACAAGCAATGAAATAAAGAGCATTCTCCATAATGTCATCAGGTACGGAACAGGGCGCTATGCCCTGAAAAATGTTCGTTTGGAGAGTACGGATGATGAACGAAATGCCAAATTACAGCAATTAGACCTTGCCCTCCCCCTTATGGGGAAAACCGGCACAGCAAATGAATTTCGTAACGCTGCTTTTCTCGGATATGTCCCCACGAAAACGGGAGAGGAAGGAAGACTGCTTCTGACCGAAGAAGGGTATACCGTCGGTGTGTATGTTGGCTTTGACGACAACGATCCTATGAAAAAAGGTTCCACCCATATCAGCGGCTCACAAGGTGCCCTGCCAACCTGGAGCACAATTGCTGAATCCCTGTACAGCCTTGAAGGCGTTGCTGACCGCTTAGACCCTGTTGACCTCGCCTTTGATGGTATTTCCTTGAAGTACCCGGACACCGGACAATATTTCATCCCGGTACAACATAAGAATGGAGGAATTCAAAGCGGGAGGAGTGCAGGAGAACGGACAACTATCACACCGAACAGGCCTGTTGTCTTAGGACACGGGAAAGTGGAAAAAAATAGTGTTTTTACAGTAGAACGTCGTTTCATCCCGTTTTGGCTTAACCAACAGCCCTAA
- a CDS encoding transglycosylase SLT domain-containing protein, with amino-acid sequence MKVSLFVPLVSLPFFAACSPALHNTDLLKNINQEEFAISSFSAEKNRESPQDVHPEKKIVFPGGPEKTAENDRKTDERGLSQALVVYSSELVPIVGEEREGVAKNNSENNRLASLRPSSKYRERNADKSMFSLVEISGYGEQEQELEDVPPLYTPVQSEQELKEELTALEKTGDWSDSGEGKQDVLSSYGIQCDLPKSFAPVQLNLNINFLSSVAKGKGDVQPEQLDPSRKSACDFPVIINKQVEFYLDQFQNRQRTTFRQWLQRSAIYLPVIEKELKKAALPQSLAYLAMIESGFNPVAYSPARASGLWQFITSTARHYGLRIDSWLDERRDPEKATQAAVAYLDALYKRFGDWQLAVAAYNAGEGKIQRGLVKYKAKNFWDLAAKDYLPLETKRYVPKLIAAIIIAHDPERYGFESVRVKKAQYDVVDVPSRTSLSAIAAAGGCSVKKIRQLNNELLKNQVPPTKGMYSIKVPAGSSTRIAANLDHIRADEERKIVHRLRKGETLSGIGKRYNVSVDMIMQWNDIDDVRRIRAGRKIALYPSGKADTGADKSEDNITVSYYKVRNGDSLWSIARKHQVSTQEIKRWNRLSNNLLHPGKKLVIKKS; translated from the coding sequence ATGAAAGTATCCTTGTTTGTTCCCCTTGTCTCTCTTCCTTTTTTTGCTGCTTGTTCTCCTGCTCTTCATAATACTGATCTTCTCAAGAATATCAATCAGGAAGAGTTTGCTATCAGTTCTTTTTCAGCAGAAAAAAATAGAGAATCCCCACAAGATGTTCATCCTGAAAAAAAAATCGTTTTCCCTGGGGGGCCAGAAAAAACGGCTGAAAACGACAGGAAAACTGATGAAAGAGGTCTTTCCCAGGCCCTTGTTGTTTATAGTTCCGAGTTGGTGCCTATTGTGGGAGAAGAAAGGGAGGGTGTGGCTAAAAATAATAGCGAAAATAATAGATTGGCTTCCTTGCGGCCTTCGTCGAAGTATAGGGAGAGGAACGCAGATAAATCGATGTTTTCGCTCGTGGAGATTTCAGGCTATGGGGAGCAGGAGCAGGAGCTTGAGGATGTGCCTCCTCTCTACACTCCTGTACAATCCGAGCAGGAGCTGAAAGAAGAATTGACTGCTTTGGAGAAAACAGGAGATTGGAGTGATAGCGGGGAAGGGAAGCAGGATGTCCTCTCTTCCTATGGAATACAGTGTGATCTCCCCAAGTCTTTTGCCCCGGTTCAGCTCAACTTAAATATAAATTTTCTCTCTTCTGTTGCGAAAGGGAAGGGCGATGTCCAGCCGGAGCAGTTAGATCCGTCGAGGAAGAGCGCCTGTGACTTTCCGGTTATTATCAATAAACAGGTGGAATTTTACCTGGATCAGTTTCAGAATCGACAGCGAACGACCTTCAGGCAGTGGTTGCAACGGTCAGCTATCTACCTGCCTGTGATTGAGAAGGAATTGAAAAAAGCCGCGTTACCCCAATCGTTGGCATATCTTGCTATGATTGAATCAGGCTTTAACCCGGTTGCCTATTCTCCAGCCCGTGCCTCTGGTTTATGGCAGTTTATAACCAGCACAGCCCGTCACTACGGGTTGCGTATTGATTCCTGGCTGGATGAACGTCGAGATCCAGAAAAGGCGACCCAGGCAGCTGTGGCCTATCTTGATGCGCTCTATAAGCGCTTTGGCGATTGGCAACTTGCTGTTGCGGCGTATAATGCAGGTGAAGGAAAAATTCAGCGAGGATTGGTAAAGTACAAGGCAAAAAATTTCTGGGATCTTGCTGCCAAGGATTATTTACCGCTTGAGACAAAGCGTTATGTTCCTAAATTGATTGCAGCCATTATTATCGCCCATGACCCGGAACGCTACGGTTTTGAGTCTGTTCGGGTAAAGAAGGCGCAGTATGATGTGGTCGATGTTCCTTCTCGGACGTCGTTGTCGGCAATCGCAGCAGCAGGAGGCTGTTCGGTGAAAAAGATTCGGCAATTGAATAATGAGCTGCTCAAAAATCAGGTCCCTCCAACAAAAGGTATGTATTCGATAAAAGTACCTGCGGGGAGCAGTACGCGTATCGCTGCGAATCTCGACCATATCCGTGCTGATGAAGAAAGGAAAATAGTGCATAGGCTTCGTAAGGGAGAGACCCTGTCCGGGATCGGTAAGCGGTATAATGTTTCGGTTGATATGATTATGCAGTGGAATGATATTGATGATGTTCGGAGAATTCGGGCTGGTCGAAAGATCGCTCTTTACCCATCTGGGAAGGCTGATACCGGGGCTGATAAGAGTGAAGACAACATCACGGTGAGTTATTATAAGGTTCGTAACGGCGATTCTCTTTGGTCCATTGCCCGGAAACATCAGGTCTCCACCCAGGAGATTAAACGATGGAATCGCCTGAGCAATAACCTGCTTCATCCTGGAAAAAAACTTGTTATCAAAAAGAGTTGA
- the rsfS gene encoding ribosome silencing factor produces MRQLKKKHRERTPLELAEICARTALDTKAEDLIILDVHTTSSFTDYFVIMSGRSSRHVQGLAEAIEEELRSKRVTSTHSEGLKEGMWVLLDFGDIVAHIFYKDQREFYDLEGLWHDAPRVALKELGIEEQEEG; encoded by the coding sequence ATGCGACAGCTGAAAAAAAAACACCGCGAACGGACCCCGCTGGAACTGGCCGAAATCTGCGCCCGCACGGCCCTGGACACTAAGGCAGAAGACCTGATTATCCTGGACGTTCACACCACCTCCTCCTTTACTGATTATTTCGTCATTATGAGTGGACGATCCAGCCGCCATGTTCAGGGACTGGCCGAGGCCATTGAGGAAGAACTGCGCTCTAAACGGGTAACCAGTACACACTCAGAGGGATTAAAAGAGGGCATGTGGGTGCTCCTGGATTTCGGTGATATCGTGGCCCATATCTTCTATAAGGATCAACGGGAGTTTTATGATCTGGAAGGGCTCTGGCATGATGCCCCTCGAGTGGCTCTGAAAGAACTGGGTATTGAGGAACAGGAGGAAGGGTGA
- the gpmI gene encoding 2,3-bisphosphoglycerate-independent phosphoglycerate mutase, which yields MADNRPVVLAILDGWGIAPASATNAVSLARTPNMDRWRADYPSTTLVAHNGQVGLPEGQMGNSEVGHLNIGSGRIVYQDYTRINQAVEQGEFAQNPVLIKVMEQVKAAGSRIHFCGLLSDGGVHSHLKHLEALLAMAGAKGLDAKVHCFMDGRDTAPSSGAGYMKELLAAMESIGCGQVATVSGRYWAMDRDTRWDRVEKAWQALVNGQGLTAEDPLQAVKDAYAREETDEFIKPTVLLDSNGEPAGRVSDGDAVIFFNFRADRVRELCHAFSDADFQGFAVSNRPELLDLVTMTEYEADFSFPVAFPPQSLTSILGEEVSKAGLHQLRIAETEKYAHVTYFFNGGEEEPFPGEDRILIESPRDVATYDLKPAMSAVEVTDRLLTALKEQAAAGTPYDMVILNFANGDMVGHTGVLEAAVEACETVDRCLGRIAEQLQAMGGALLVTADHGNAETMVNLETGQPHTAHTLNPVPLILVSEGHKGCTLKDGGALKDIAPTLMSLLGLKQPVEMEGESLIT from the coding sequence ATGGCAGACAACAGACCGGTGGTCTTGGCAATTCTGGACGGATGGGGCATTGCCCCGGCATCAGCAACCAATGCGGTTTCCCTGGCCCGCACCCCGAATATGGACCGCTGGCGTGCAGATTATCCTTCTACCACCTTGGTTGCCCATAACGGCCAGGTCGGTCTACCTGAGGGCCAGATGGGCAACTCCGAGGTCGGGCATCTCAATATCGGTTCCGGGCGAATCGTCTATCAGGACTACACCCGGATCAACCAAGCTGTGGAACAGGGCGAGTTTGCCCAGAATCCGGTCTTAATCAAGGTCATGGAGCAGGTTAAAGCCGCAGGCAGCCGCATCCACTTCTGCGGTCTGCTCTCGGACGGCGGAGTCCACTCCCACCTCAAGCACTTAGAGGCTCTGTTGGCAATGGCAGGGGCCAAAGGGCTTGACGCCAAGGTACATTGCTTTATGGACGGTCGGGATACTGCACCTTCCAGCGGAGCAGGCTATATGAAAGAGCTGCTTGCCGCCATGGAAAGCATCGGCTGTGGTCAGGTAGCAACGGTCTCCGGCCGCTACTGGGCTATGGATCGCGATACCCGCTGGGACCGAGTGGAAAAGGCCTGGCAGGCTCTGGTCAACGGGCAAGGACTGACGGCGGAAGATCCTTTGCAGGCGGTGAAGGATGCCTATGCGCGGGAGGAAACCGATGAGTTCATCAAGCCCACAGTCCTTTTGGACAGCAATGGAGAACCAGCGGGCAGGGTCAGCGACGGTGATGCCGTTATCTTTTTCAATTTTCGGGCTGATCGAGTGCGGGAACTCTGTCATGCCTTTTCCGATGCCGACTTTCAGGGCTTTGCTGTCAGCAATCGGCCCGAGCTGCTGGACTTGGTCACCATGACCGAATACGAGGCCGACTTTTCCTTTCCCGTCGCCTTTCCTCCGCAGAGCCTGACCAGCATTCTTGGGGAAGAGGTGAGCAAGGCAGGATTGCACCAGCTGCGCATTGCCGAGACAGAAAAATATGCCCATGTCACCTATTTCTTTAACGGCGGGGAAGAGGAACCGTTTCCCGGCGAAGACCGCATCCTCATTGAATCCCCACGGGATGTAGCGACCTATGACCTTAAACCGGCCATGAGCGCGGTGGAGGTGACCGACCGCCTTCTAACCGCGCTGAAGGAGCAGGCGGCAGCAGGTACGCCCTATGACATGGTGATCCTCAATTTTGCCAACGGTGATATGGTGGGGCATACCGGCGTCCTGGAGGCGGCTGTGGAGGCCTGCGAAACCGTGGATCGCTGCCTGGGCCGGATTGCTGAACAGCTACAGGCGATGGGTGGCGCCCTGCTGGTTACGGCGGATCATGGCAATGCCGAGACCATGGTCAATCTGGAGACCGGGCAACCCCATACGGCCCATACCCTGAATCCGGTGCCGCTGATTCTGGTCAGTGAAGGGCATAAGGGCTGCACCCTGAAGGACGGTGGTGCGCTCAAGGATATTGCTCCTACCCTGATGAGCTTGCTTGGGTTGAAGCAGCCTGTGGAGATGGAAGGGGAGAGTCTGATTACCTGA